Genomic DNA from Nocardioides aquaticus:
CTCGACCAGCGCGTCGACCAGCTTGCCGCCGATCACGCCGGTCGCACCGGCGACCAGCACCCGGGCCCCGTCGATCTGCATTCCGTCGCGGTCGGCCATGTCAGCCCAGCTTCTCGCGGTCGTGGCTGGTCAGCCACACCGCGGGGTCGGGTCCGGCCGGGACGATCCCGGTCGGGTTGATGTCGGTGTGCACCACGTAGTAGTGCGCCTTGATCTGCTCGAAGTCGATCGTCTCGCCGAACCCGGGCGTCTGGAACAGGTCCCGGGCGTAGCCCCACAGCGCCGGCATCTCGGTGAGCTTGTTGCGGTTGCACTTGAAGTGGCCGTGGTAGACCGCGTCGAAGCGGGCCAGCGTGGTGAAGAGTCGTACGTCGGCCTCGGTGATCGCGCTGCCCATCAGGTAGCGGCGGTCGGTCAGCCGCTCCTCGAGCCAGTCCATCGCGGTCCAGAGGCGGTCGTACGCCTCCTGGTAGGCGTCCTGGGAGCCGGCGAAGCCGCAGCGGTAGACGCCGTTGTTGACCTCGGTGAAGACCCGGCGCATGACCTCCTCCATCTCGTCGCGGACGTCCGCGGGCCACAGGTCCGGGGCGCCCTCGCGGTGGTGCTCGCGCCACTCGAAGAAGAGGTCGTGCGTGATCTGCGGGAAGTCGTTGGTCACGACGGCCTTCGTGGGCACGTCGACCATCGCCGGCACCGTGATGCCGCGGGGGTAGTCGGGGTCGCGGGCGAAGTACGCCTGCTGGAGCCGCTCGTAGCCCAGGACGGGGTCGACCCCACCGGGGTCGAGGTCGAAGGTCCAGGAGTCGGCGTCGTGGGTGGGGCCGGCCAGCCCCATCGAGAGGACGTCCTGGAGGCCCAGCAGCTCGCGCACGATGATCGCGCGGTTGGCCCATGGGCACGCCTTGGCCGCGGCCAGCCGGTAGCGCCCCGGCTCGACGGGCCAGGTCTCGACGTCCACGCTGCCGACGTACGGGTCCGCGGACGTCCCGGGCCGGGCGGTGACCCGGTCCTGGATGTAGTTCGTGTCCCGCTCGAAGGGCTTGCCCTTCTCGGTGTACGTCGGCTCGTCGCTCATGGCGCGAGCCTAGGAGGCCCCCGACTCACCCGGGGGGTGCGGCGGGGGCCTCCTGCGGCGGACGGACAGGGGGTCAGCGGTCGACGCGGACCACGCCGAACTGCTCGTCGAGCTCGACGCTGACGTCGTCGTCGGTCGCGGCGTCGAGCTGGACCTCGACCTCGAAGGCGTGGTCCTCG
This window encodes:
- a CDS encoding glutathione S-transferase family protein yields the protein MSDEPTYTEKGKPFERDTNYIQDRVTARPGTSADPYVGSVDVETWPVEPGRYRLAAAKACPWANRAIIVRELLGLQDVLSMGLAGPTHDADSWTFDLDPGGVDPVLGYERLQQAYFARDPDYPRGITVPAMVDVPTKAVVTNDFPQITHDLFFEWREHHREGAPDLWPADVRDEMEEVMRRVFTEVNNGVYRCGFAGSQDAYQEAYDRLWTAMDWLEERLTDRRYLMGSAITEADVRLFTTLARFDAVYHGHFKCNRNKLTEMPALWGYARDLFQTPGFGETIDFEQIKAHYYVVHTDINPTGIVPAGPDPAVWLTSHDREKLG